In a single window of the Melissococcus plutonius ATCC 35311 genome:
- the clpB gene encoding ATP-dependent chaperone ClpB, whose translation MNIEKMTTALQESFSEAQQIANVRHHQEIDIAHLWKVFLQPNHFGRNFYVDSGIDMDAFEQEVDKVLNTYSSVEGKNIQYGQVISQNLFRLLNEANQLAIAFQDDYLSTEIMLLALMHLKEYSLTKYLLHSGINEKTIKQTIESMRGGERVTSQNQEEQYKALEKYGVDLIQQIKTGKQDPIIGRDEEIRDTIRILSRKTKNNPVLIGEPGVGKTAIVEGLAQRIVRKDVPDNLKDKTIFSLDMGALLAGAKYRGEFEERLKSVLKEVKKSEGQIILFIDEIHTIVGAGKTEGSMDAGNLLKPMLARGELHLIGATTLDEYRQYMEKDKALERRFQRVLIKEPTVEDTISILRGLKERFEIHHGVNIHDNALVAAVSLSNRYITDRFLPDKAIDLVDEACATIRVEMNSMPTELDQITRRLIQLEIEEAALKKESDSASQKRLAVLRAELAELREEANTLKMQWETEKEEINSVSSKRAEIEKAKHALEEAENNYDLEQAAVLRHGTIPQLDKELKILEEKNQTNTAKLVQESVTENEIAQVIGRLTGIPITKLVEGEREKLIKLNETLHQSVMGQNEAVDALSDAVIRARAGLQDPNRPLGSFLFLGPTGVGKTELAKALAENLFDSEEHMVRIDMSEYMEKHHVSRLVGAPPGYVGYEEGGQLTEAVRRNPYTIILFDEIEKAHSDVFNLLLQVLDDGRLTDSMGRIVDFKNTVLIMTSNIGSQFLLEGVTSDGKISDHAKEQVLALLKGQFKPEFLNRIDDTILFTPLSLADVKQIIDKMIEQLAKRLEQQEIFLDISLDAKTWIAEKGYDPIYGARPLRRFITKEIETPLAKEIISGSVLPKTKVTIALLNNQLVFQNVPIKEE comes from the coding sequence ATGAATATTGAAAAAATGACAACAGCATTACAAGAATCATTTTCTGAAGCGCAACAAATTGCAAATGTCCGTCATCACCAAGAAATCGACATTGCACATTTGTGGAAAGTTTTTTTACAACCCAATCATTTTGGGCGAAATTTCTATGTGGATAGTGGCATAGATATGGATGCCTTTGAACAAGAAGTTGACAAAGTTCTAAATACCTATTCGAGTGTTGAAGGTAAAAATATTCAATATGGTCAAGTAATAAGTCAAAATTTATTTCGTTTACTAAATGAAGCAAATCAGTTAGCGATTGCTTTTCAAGACGATTATCTATCAACTGAAATCATGCTGCTTGCATTAATGCATTTAAAAGAGTATTCATTAACGAAATATTTATTACATAGTGGTATTAATGAAAAAACAATCAAACAAACAATTGAATCAATGAGAGGAGGAGAACGTGTGACTTCCCAAAATCAAGAAGAACAATATAAAGCTTTGGAAAAGTATGGAGTTGATTTAATCCAACAAATCAAAACTGGAAAACAAGATCCAATTATTGGTAGAGACGAAGAAATACGGGATACTATTCGGATTTTATCTCGTAAAACAAAAAACAATCCCGTTTTAATTGGCGAACCGGGTGTTGGAAAAACAGCTATTGTTGAGGGATTGGCTCAACGAATTGTCCGAAAAGATGTTCCTGATAATTTAAAAGATAAAACGATTTTTTCTTTAGATATGGGAGCATTGCTTGCTGGTGCTAAGTATCGAGGTGAATTTGAAGAACGTTTGAAGTCTGTTCTTAAAGAAGTTAAAAAAAGTGAAGGTCAAATTATTTTATTTATCGATGAAATTCATACGATTGTTGGTGCTGGAAAAACAGAGGGTAGTATGGATGCTGGAAATTTATTAAAACCGATGTTAGCACGGGGAGAGCTTCATTTAATTGGTGCAACAACCCTAGATGAGTATCGTCAATATATGGAAAAAGACAAAGCGTTAGAACGACGTTTCCAACGTGTATTGATCAAAGAACCTACAGTTGAGGATACAATTAGCATTTTACGTGGATTAAAAGAGCGGTTTGAAATTCATCATGGTGTAAATATTCATGATAATGCTTTGGTGGCTGCAGTTAGTTTATCAAATCGTTATATTACGGATCGTTTCTTGCCTGATAAAGCCATTGATTTAGTCGATGAAGCTTGTGCAACGATTCGAGTAGAGATGAATTCAATGCCTACAGAATTGGATCAGATAACCAGACGTTTAATTCAATTAGAAATTGAAGAAGCAGCATTAAAGAAAGAGTCCGATTCTGCTAGTCAAAAACGTTTGGCTGTTTTACGGGCTGAATTAGCAGAACTACGTGAAGAGGCAAATACATTAAAAATGCAGTGGGAAACAGAGAAAGAAGAAATAAACAGTGTTAGTAGTAAACGAGCTGAAATTGAAAAAGCAAAGCACGCATTGGAAGAAGCAGAAAATAACTATGATTTAGAACAGGCAGCTGTTTTGCGCCATGGAACAATCCCTCAACTAGATAAAGAATTAAAAATACTTGAAGAAAAAAATCAAACGAATACTGCAAAATTGGTTCAGGAATCTGTCACAGAAAACGAAATTGCTCAGGTAATTGGCCGATTAACTGGCATTCCAATCACCAAACTTGTTGAAGGAGAACGAGAAAAATTAATCAAATTAAATGAAACACTTCATCAAAGCGTTATGGGACAAAATGAAGCAGTCGATGCTTTAAGTGATGCCGTCATTCGTGCACGTGCTGGGTTACAAGATCCAAATCGTCCGCTAGGATCTTTCTTGTTCTTAGGACCGACTGGTGTTGGAAAAACAGAATTAGCAAAAGCTTTAGCAGAAAACTTATTTGATTCTGAAGAACATATGGTACGAATTGACATGAGTGAATATATGGAAAAACATCATGTGTCTCGTTTGGTAGGTGCTCCTCCTGGTTATGTAGGTTATGAAGAAGGAGGTCAATTGACAGAGGCAGTCAGACGTAATCCCTATACAATTATCCTATTTGATGAAATAGAAAAAGCTCATTCAGATGTCTTTAATTTACTCCTACAGGTTCTTGATGATGGTCGCTTAACAGATTCAATGGGACGAATCGTTGATTTCAAGAATACTGTTTTGATCATGACAAGCAATATTGGCTCTCAATTCTTGCTTGAGGGAGTTACCTCTGATGGAAAGATTTCTGATCATGCAAAAGAACAAGTGTTAGCTCTATTGAAAGGTCAATTTAAGCCTGAATTTTTAAATAGAATTGATGATACCATTTTATTTACGCCTTTAAGTTTAGCAGATGTTAAACAAATTATTGATAAAATGATTGAACAACTAGCAAAAAGACTTGAACAACAAGAAATTTTCCTAGATATTTCTCTTGATGCTAAAACTTGGATTGCGGAGAAAGGCTATGATCCTATTTATGGTGCCCGACCATTACGACGATTCATTACAAAAGAGATAGAAACACCTTTAGCAAAAGAAATCATTTCAGGGAGTGTATTACCAAAAACGAAAGTAACAATTGCTTTGTTAAACAATCAGTTGGTATTTCAAAATGTACCAATAAAAGAAGAATAA
- the rlmN gene encoding 23S rRNA (adenine(2503)-C(2))-methyltransferase RlmN has product MQKQTIYGLTKEALVNWFLENGEKKFRANQVWEWLYIKRVESFEDMTNLSKTLISLLDQHFVIQVLRQTIIQEAKDGTVKYLFELPDKNMIETVLMRQEYGLSVCVTTQVGCNMGCTFCASGLLKKNRNLTAGEIVAQIMMVQRYFDQRKLGERVSHVVVMGIGEPFDNYEQLMQFIQIINDEKGLAIGARHLTVSTCGLVPQIKKFAQTGLQVNLAISLHASNNQIRSSIMRINHTFPIEKLMQTIDEYIEQTNRRVTFEYIMLQKVNDYPEHAQELADLLKDKKKLAYVNLIPYNPVNEHDQYCRSEKASVLKFYDILKKNGINCVIRKEHGTDIDAACGQLRSKQLTKK; this is encoded by the coding sequence ATGCAAAAACAAACAATTTATGGATTAACAAAAGAAGCATTGGTAAATTGGTTTCTAGAAAATGGGGAAAAGAAATTTCGTGCAAATCAAGTTTGGGAATGGCTTTATATTAAACGTGTTGAATCGTTTGAAGATATGACAAATTTATCAAAAACACTCATTTCGTTATTGGATCAGCACTTTGTTATTCAAGTATTACGTCAGACGATTATTCAAGAAGCTAAAGATGGAACAGTTAAGTATTTGTTCGAATTGCCTGATAAAAATATGATTGAAACAGTTTTAATGCGTCAAGAATATGGGCTATCTGTCTGTGTTACAACACAAGTTGGCTGCAATATGGGCTGTACTTTTTGTGCTAGTGGTTTATTGAAAAAAAATAGAAACTTGACTGCAGGTGAAATTGTTGCTCAAATCATGATGGTTCAACGTTATTTTGATCAGAGAAAATTAGGAGAAAGAGTAAGCCATGTAGTAGTTATGGGAATTGGAGAACCTTTTGATAATTACGAACAATTAATGCAGTTTATTCAAATCATTAATGATGAGAAAGGACTGGCAATTGGAGCGAGACATCTGACTGTTTCTACTTGTGGGTTGGTTCCACAAATTAAAAAATTTGCACAAACTGGTTTGCAAGTAAATTTGGCTATTTCACTGCATGCATCGAATAATCAAATTCGATCTTCCATTATGCGCATCAATCATACTTTTCCTATCGAAAAATTAATGCAAACTATTGACGAATATATTGAACAAACCAATCGCCGAGTCACTTTCGAATATATTATGCTTCAAAAAGTAAACGATTATCCAGAACATGCACAAGAATTAGCAGACCTATTAAAAGATAAGAAAAAATTAGCTTATGTTAATTTAATTCCTTATAATCCTGTAAATGAACATGATCAGTATTGTCGTAGTGAGAAGGCAAGTGTGTTAAAATTTTATGATATTCTAAAGAAAAACGGTATTAATTGTGTAATAAGAAAAGAACATGGGACAGATATTGACGCTGCGTGTGGTCAATTAAGAAGCAAACAACTAACAAAAAAGTAA
- the mgtA gene encoding magnesium-translocating P-type ATPase, which produces MDKNLEYKHIPKRDYHFFAKNPLNKILETFQITTDGLSDQQIATSREKYGENIIEHGEKTPIIIQAIKAYITPFTVILMILAVISFVTGYVLAAPEDKDLVGVIIILVMIAVSGTMTFIQSVRSTQAAEKLNNMVKVTAAVRREGKFQEIPIEKIVCGDMVHLSAGDMIPADIRLVQTKDLFVSQAAMTGESYPVEKRTDYELKEDGVETDYENIVFMGSNVISGSAQGIVISVGNDTLFGKISQDVGDKSPQTSFEIGISKTVWLLIRFMAVMVTIVFIINGLTKGDWLQAFLFSVSVAVGLTPEMLPMIVTTSLVKGASAMAKKGTIIKNLNAIQNFGAIDILCTDKTGTLTQDKVILEYHLDCNGTEDDRVLRHAFFNSYYQTGLKNLLDIAIIDAAKDHLTIQSEDYKKVDEIPFDFQRRRMSVVIEDKNGKTQMITKGAVEEMLEVSSFVDYKGSVAPLTEELKKEILRTVETLNGDGLRVLAVSQKTNPGVVGEFSISDENEMVLIGYLAFLDPPKETTQAALKALKKHGVGVKVLTGDNGLVTKAVCKQVGLGNETVISGNVLAKMNETELRETVEKNNIFVKLTPQQKTQLVEILREAGHTVGFMGDGINDAPAMKAADVGISVDTAVDIAKESADVILLDKDLMILERGILSGRKTFGNIMKYIKMTASSNFGNMFSVVVSSTFLPFIPMLPLQVLFLNLIYDISCTSIPWDNVDSEYLEQPKKWEANTIGSFIRWLGPTSSIFDITTYIAMYFVICPQIAGGNYHDLTPKQQLLFIAVFHAGWFIESLWSQTLVIHALRTPKIPFLQSHASLMVTSITTIGIAIGTILPFTMFGQRLGLAALPMSYFALLIATVIAYLLLVMFIKKIYIHHFGDLL; this is translated from the coding sequence TTGGATAAAAATTTAGAATACAAACATATACCAAAAAGAGATTATCATTTTTTTGCGAAAAATCCACTAAATAAAATTTTAGAAACTTTCCAAATAACGACAGATGGATTGAGCGACCAACAAATTGCAACTTCACGAGAAAAATATGGTGAGAATATTATTGAACATGGTGAAAAAACACCAATAATTATTCAAGCAATTAAAGCTTATATAACACCCTTTACGGTTATTTTAATGATTTTAGCAGTGATTTCTTTTGTCACTGGGTATGTTTTAGCTGCACCTGAGGATAAAGATCTAGTGGGTGTTATTATTATTTTAGTAATGATTGCTGTTAGTGGTACGATGACTTTTATTCAGTCCGTCCGCTCTACACAAGCAGCTGAAAAATTGAATAATATGGTAAAAGTAACTGCTGCTGTTCGTAGAGAAGGAAAATTTCAAGAGATTCCAATTGAAAAAATCGTATGTGGTGATATGGTTCATTTATCAGCGGGAGATATGATTCCAGCAGATATTCGCTTAGTCCAAACCAAAGATTTATTTGTTTCACAAGCCGCTATGACAGGTGAAAGCTATCCAGTCGAAAAACGAACAGACTATGAATTAAAAGAAGATGGTGTAGAAACCGATTATGAGAATATTGTTTTTATGGGTAGTAATGTTATCAGTGGAAGTGCCCAAGGTATCGTTATTTCGGTAGGAAATGATACTTTATTCGGCAAAATTTCTCAAGACGTCGGTGACAAATCTCCTCAAACTAGTTTTGAGATTGGTATTAGTAAAACAGTTTGGCTACTTATTCGTTTTATGGCTGTTATGGTTACTATTGTTTTTATCATTAATGGCTTAACAAAGGGAGATTGGTTGCAAGCATTCTTGTTTAGTGTTTCGGTTGCAGTTGGATTAACACCAGAAATGTTGCCAATGATTGTTACAACAAGCTTAGTTAAAGGCGCTTCTGCTATGGCTAAAAAGGGCACCATTATCAAGAATTTGAATGCCATTCAAAATTTTGGTGCAATTGATATTTTGTGTACAGATAAAACAGGAACTTTAACCCAGGATAAAGTTATTTTAGAATATCATCTGGATTGTAATGGAACGGAAGATGATCGTGTTTTACGACACGCCTTTTTCAATAGTTATTATCAAACAGGATTAAAAAATCTTTTAGACATTGCTATTATTGATGCAGCCAAAGACCATTTAACCATACAATCAGAAGATTATAAAAAGGTAGATGAAATTCCTTTTGATTTTCAACGTCGTCGTATGAGTGTTGTTATTGAAGACAAAAATGGTAAAACACAAATGATCACTAAGGGTGCAGTTGAAGAAATGTTAGAAGTCTCTTCATTTGTTGATTATAAAGGTAGTGTGGCACCATTAACAGAGGAATTAAAGAAAGAAATTTTAAGAACGGTAGAAACACTGAATGGTGATGGATTACGGGTACTTGCTGTCTCACAAAAAACTAATCCAGGTGTTGTAGGTGAATTCTCAATTTCAGATGAAAATGAAATGGTCTTAATTGGCTATCTTGCTTTTCTTGATCCGCCAAAAGAAACGACACAGGCAGCATTAAAAGCTTTGAAAAAGCATGGTGTTGGTGTTAAGGTATTAACTGGTGACAATGGACTCGTTACAAAAGCCGTTTGTAAACAGGTCGGCTTAGGAAATGAAACAGTGATTAGTGGTAATGTATTAGCTAAGATGAACGAAACAGAATTAAGGGAAACAGTCGAAAAAAATAATATTTTTGTAAAATTGACTCCACAGCAAAAAACACAATTGGTTGAGATTTTAAGAGAAGCTGGTCATACCGTTGGCTTTATGGGAGATGGCATTAATGATGCACCCGCAATGAAGGCGGCTGACGTTGGAATCTCTGTGGATACAGCTGTTGATATTGCTAAGGAATCAGCAGATGTTATTCTTTTAGACAAAGACCTAATGATTTTAGAACGTGGAATTTTATCTGGAAGAAAAACATTTGGAAATATTATGAAATATATTAAAATGACTGCTAGTTCCAATTTTGGAAATATGTTTTCTGTTGTCGTATCTAGCACTTTTTTGCCATTTATACCGATGTTGCCACTTCAAGTGCTATTTTTAAATTTAATTTATGATATTTCTTGTACATCTATCCCTTGGGATAATGTTGATTCAGAATATCTTGAACAACCTAAAAAATGGGAAGCTAATACGATTGGTTCCTTTATTCGTTGGCTTGGTCCAACAAGCTCAATTTTTGATATTACTACCTATATCGCTATGTACTTTGTGATTTGTCCTCAAATAGCTGGAGGTAATTATCATGATTTAACTCCTAAGCAACAATTATTATTTATTGCTGTTTTTCATGCCGGCTGGTTTATTGAATCTCTATGGTCACAAACGCTAGTCATTCACGCACTAAGAACGCCTAAGATTCCATTTTTACAAAGCCATGCTTCATTAATGGTTACTAGTATTACTACAATAGGAATTGCGATTGGAACGATTTTACCGTTTACAATGTTTGGACAACGATTAGGATTAGCTGCCTTACCAATGAGTTATTTTGCTTTACTTATTGCAACGGTCATAGCTTACTTATTGTTAGTCATGTTTATCAAAAAAATTTATATCCATCACTTTGGTGATCTGCTATAA
- the gap gene encoding type I glyceraldehyde-3-phosphate dehydrogenase, whose translation MTVKVGINGFGRIGRLAFRRIQDVKGLEVVAINDLTDANMLAHLLKYDTTQGRFNGTVEVHDGSFNVNGKDVKILANRNPEELPWGELGVDIVLECTGFFTSKTAAEKHLTAGAKRVVISAPGGNDVPTIVYNVNHKTLTGKETVISGASCTTNCLAPMAKALNDNFGIVEGLMTTIHAYTGDQMTLDGPHPKGDFRRARAAAENIVPNTTGAAKAIGLVIPELNGKLDGAAQRVPVATGSITELVTVLEKDVTVDEINEAMKKAANESYGYNIDPIVSSDIVGMTFGSLFDATQTKVMTVAGKQLVKTVSWYDNEMSYTSQLIRTLEYFANL comes from the coding sequence ATGACAGTAAAGGTAGGTATTAACGGATTTGGACGTATTGGACGTTTAGCTTTTCGTCGTATCCAAGATGTAAAAGGATTAGAAGTAGTCGCAATTAATGATTTAACAGATGCTAATATGTTAGCACATTTATTAAAATATGATACAACACAAGGTCGTTTTAACGGAACTGTTGAAGTACATGACGGTTCATTTAATGTAAATGGAAAAGATGTAAAAATTCTTGCTAACCGTAATCCAGAAGAATTGCCTTGGGGTGAATTAGGTGTTGACATCGTTTTAGAATGTACAGGTTTCTTCACTTCTAAAACAGCTGCAGAAAAACATTTAACTGCTGGTGCAAAACGTGTCGTTATCTCTGCACCTGGTGGTAATGATGTACCAACAATCGTTTACAATGTAAACCATAAAACATTAACTGGAAAAGAAACAGTTATCTCTGGTGCTTCTTGCACAACAAACTGCCTAGCTCCAATGGCAAAAGCATTAAATGATAATTTCGGTATTGTTGAAGGATTAATGACAACAATTCATGCTTATACAGGAGATCAAATGACATTAGATGGACCTCATCCAAAAGGAGACTTCCGTCGTGCTCGTGCAGCAGCTGAAAATATTGTACCTAATACAACAGGTGCAGCAAAAGCTATTGGTTTAGTTATTCCTGAATTAAATGGTAAATTAGACGGTGCTGCACAACGTGTTCCAGTTGCAACTGGTTCAATAACAGAACTTGTTACTGTACTTGAAAAAGATGTTACAGTAGATGAAATCAATGAAGCAATGAAAAAAGCTGCAAATGAATCTTATGGTTATAATATTGATCCAATTGTATCTTCTGATATTGTTGGTATGACATTTGGATCATTGTTTGATGCTACTCAAACAAAAGTAATGACTGTTGCTGGTAAACAATTAGTTAAGACAGTTTCTTGGTATGACAATGAAATGTCTTATACTTCACAACTTATTCGTACATTAGAATACTTTGCTAATTTGTAA
- a CDS encoding fructosamine kinase family protein, whose translation MNKENWQDVLKLPILEMRALSGGDTNKVYYVETKEQDYVLKLQRKAPQNFFECEKQGLQLLEKTVKVPKVYQIGKNAEINYLLIEYISAYSFSQKEAGEELAHLHEQHADRFGFENDNFLGKLPQLNTWSDNWLDFFINQRLQPQIKRAKELGHWSKEREHACNQFIENFVNKWQGLEIKPSLLHGDFWNGNLFGDKNEQPIFIDPSVYYGNREIDLAISLLFGGFTEPFYQAYNYYYPLEKDWQLRVPFYQLYHLLMHLNSFGEAYGRPIDQIIGIV comes from the coding sequence ATGAATAAAGAAAATTGGCAAGATGTTTTGAAATTGCCTATTTTAGAAATGCGAGCTCTTTCCGGTGGTGATACAAATAAAGTTTATTACGTTGAAACAAAGGAACAAGACTATGTTTTAAAATTACAAAGAAAGGCACCTCAAAATTTTTTTGAATGTGAAAAACAAGGTCTTCAGTTATTAGAAAAAACGGTTAAGGTACCAAAGGTTTATCAAATTGGTAAAAATGCAGAAATTAACTACCTATTAATTGAATATATAAGTGCTTATAGTTTTTCACAAAAAGAAGCAGGGGAAGAACTTGCTCATTTACATGAACAACATGCTGACCGTTTCGGATTTGAAAATGACAATTTTTTGGGAAAACTACCACAATTAAATACTTGGTCTGATAATTGGTTAGATTTTTTTATTAATCAACGTTTACAACCACAAATAAAACGAGCAAAAGAATTAGGACATTGGTCAAAAGAACGGGAACATGCTTGTAATCAGTTTATAGAAAACTTTGTAAATAAATGGCAAGGATTAGAAATAAAACCTAGTTTACTTCATGGCGATTTTTGGAATGGCAATTTATTTGGTGATAAAAATGAACAACCAATTTTTATTGATCCATCTGTTTATTATGGAAACCGTGAAATTGATTTGGCAATAAGTTTATTATTTGGCGGGTTTACAGAACCATTTTATCAGGCATACAATTATTATTATCCACTTGAAAAAGATTGGCAGCTTCGTGTGCCTTTCTATCAACTTTATCATTTACTTATGCACTTAAATTCATTTGGTGAGGCATATGGACGTCCAATTGATCAAATTATTGGTATTGTATAA
- a CDS encoding YitT family protein → MKKLLDDVPIHEYTTKFSVSIVYAILASVALNFFYQPGNIYSSGITGLAQILTTLSKRMIGFDIPVSVTLYALNFPLFFLAWKKIGKKFTIFTSITVTFTSLFIHIIPETILSSDPIICAIFGGAIMGAGIGFALKNGLSSVGLDIFSIVIQKKTGRSVGSISIYFNVLIIFVAGYLFGWQYMFYSALSIFVSGKTTDVVFTKQKKLQVMIVTTCPSKVIEEIQQTMRRGITIIHEAGGAYEHDKQTVLLTVITRFKLSALESAMKEADPSAFVSIVDTVKVLGRFYEENL, encoded by the coding sequence ATGAAAAAGTTGCTTGATGATGTTCCAATTCATGAATATACAACTAAGTTTTCTGTTTCAATTGTCTATGCAATTTTGGCATCAGTTGCCTTAAATTTCTTTTATCAACCTGGAAATATTTATTCTAGTGGAATTACAGGGTTAGCTCAAATTTTAACAACGTTATCTAAACGAATGATTGGCTTTGATATTCCAGTATCGGTAACATTATACGCTTTAAATTTTCCACTTTTTTTTCTAGCTTGGAAAAAAATAGGGAAAAAATTTACAATTTTTACTTCTATTACTGTGACATTTACTTCCCTTTTTATCCATATTATTCCAGAAACCATCTTATCCAGTGATCCTATTATATGTGCAATTTTTGGTGGAGCTATTATGGGAGCAGGTATTGGCTTTGCTTTAAAAAATGGATTATCATCCGTTGGACTAGATATTTTCAGTATTGTAATTCAAAAGAAAACCGGTCGTTCTGTTGGTTCTATTTCTATTTACTTTAATGTTTTGATTATTTTTGTTGCTGGTTATTTATTTGGTTGGCAGTATATGTTTTATAGTGCCTTATCAATTTTTGTAAGTGGAAAAACAACAGATGTAGTGTTTACAAAACAAAAAAAGTTACAAGTAATGATTGTTACAACATGTCCAAGTAAAGTAATTGAAGAAATTCAACAGACGATGCGTCGTGGCATTACAATTATCCATGAAGCAGGAGGTGCTTATGAGCATGACAAACAAACTGTTTTACTAACAGTGATTACTCGATTTAAATTATCGGCTTTAGAATCAGCTATGAAGGAAGCTGATCCTTCTGCATTTGTAAGCATTGTGGATACAGTAAAAGTTTTAGGACGTTTTTATGAAGAAAATTTATAA
- a CDS encoding sugar-binding transcriptional regulator: MLEEFKLIASIAPDMLDVVQERFDILRNIYWMQPIGRKSLSDSIGMTERVLRTETDFLKRLQLIEASKSGMTLTDKGLDVYHNLELAMDQLLGMRQTEKKIAQYFGIKRCIVIAGNSDLQDKVFYRFGDILTDSLNVLLPNGNNTIAVMGGTTMSIVARHMGVLKKNDQHNLFVPARGGIGEAVTVQANSISSEMAEKTGGEHRALYVPEQLSKETYDSLLQEPSIQEVLTLIKQANCVVHSIGRALHMAARRKMSDEELVMLKQKNAVAESFGYFFDEQGEVVYKIPRIGLQLKNLQDIPYILALAGGSSKAKAIAAYMKNAPKQTWLITDEAAANAILKGATL; this comes from the coding sequence ATGTTAGAAGAATTTAAATTGATCGCCTCAATTGCTCCAGATATGCTTGACGTAGTACAAGAAAGATTTGATATTTTACGGAATATTTATTGGATGCAGCCGATTGGACGTAAAAGTCTATCAGACAGTATCGGAATGACCGAGCGCGTACTTAGAACAGAAACAGATTTTTTAAAAAGACTTCAGTTAATTGAAGCATCAAAAAGTGGCATGACGCTTACAGACAAAGGATTAGACGTTTATCATAATCTTGAGCTGGCTATGGATCAATTATTAGGGATGCGTCAAACGGAAAAAAAGATTGCCCAATATTTCGGAATTAAACGTTGTATTGTCATTGCTGGAAATAGTGACTTACAAGATAAAGTTTTCTATCGATTTGGAGATATTTTAACCGATTCATTGAATGTTCTTTTGCCTAATGGTAATAATACAATTGCAGTTATGGGTGGAACAACTATGTCTATTGTAGCTAGGCACATGGGTGTGTTGAAAAAAAATGATCAACATAACTTATTCGTACCTGCAAGAGGTGGAATCGGTGAAGCAGTTACCGTTCAAGCAAATTCAATTAGTTCAGAAATGGCCGAAAAAACAGGTGGAGAGCATCGTGCTTTGTATGTCCCGGAGCAATTAAGTAAAGAGACATATGATTCTCTATTGCAAGAACCATCTATTCAAGAAGTATTAACTCTAATTAAACAAGCGAATTGCGTTGTTCATAGTATCGGACGAGCTTTGCATATGGCTGCTAGAAGAAAGATGTCTGATGAAGAATTAGTCATGTTAAAGCAAAAAAATGCTGTAGCAGAATCCTTTGGTTATTTTTTTGATGAACAGGGCGAAGTTGTTTATAAGATTCCACGAATTGGATTACAACTAAAGAATCTTCAAGATATTCCTTATATTCTTGCTCTTGCTGGAGGATCTTCAAAAGCGAAAGCTATTGCAGCCTATATGAAAAATGCACCAAAACAAACATGGCTGATTACAGATGAAGCTGCAGCAAATGCGATTTTAAAAGGGGCGACCCTTTAA